A single window of Montipora capricornis isolate CH-2021 chromosome 14, ASM3666992v2, whole genome shotgun sequence DNA harbors:
- the LOC138033359 gene encoding LOW QUALITY PROTEIN: uncharacterized protein (The sequence of the model RefSeq protein was modified relative to this genomic sequence to represent the inferred CDS: substituted 2 bases at 2 genomic stop codons) gives MCTIACLRKVGEGSGGSVKGRLKSHYEFWESVLDASQFATSMIREGYRLPFSEYPTPCFLKNNRSAFKHPEFVVKAIEELLCNNCIIEHEFPPYCVNPLTVAEGKKLRLVIDLRHVNAFVSKVKFKYEDLRSLSQVLEENRWFFTWDLKSGYHHVDIFADHQKYLGFSWIINGKPRYFCFSVLPFGLSSACHCFTKLMRPLVKRWRSMGHLSFAYLDDGFTSQPDFISAMAASTIQRKELRLSGLVTNEEKSNWEPRQVGEWLGLVIDTIAMQYRVPDKKLAKLKSLLDGAVSDKYITIRQLARIAGSVISISLAVGPISRLCTRQMYYAIESRIGGWDQRLTLSPALLEELRFWLFNIDSFNGFAIRPPCSTSPTVIYTDASDFAFNNKYASPGSCGVDALTLDWSGHNNWLCPPANLIMKCVRHLESCRGTGTLIIPEWPSAFFWPFLHADSSSFKPFVKEVVPLPRIKDLLLEGPGQAILYKRRQSVYYFTDIFSKGIWSDARELEDPEMVVLVKELKNLRKSSKASSTLSKYASSWKAWCTWSSSTLHIPEIPAKPLHAALFLTEMFLSCVEKGTGSSALESAVYAIRWAHRAAGLNSLTDHPVVQSTLEGAKRKLGRPVNPKEPISLELVETLCMNYASSSSLRHLRFLVILLLGYAGFLCVDELHSLKVEDISIVDDHMAISVRKRKNDXXREGHTVYIAKSGKVTFPVTTTGKLLVHLSGSSAETPLIRRIVKSKKTERFHSTKGISTTTIREEFKTHVSPFAVNIQHEQPEIWCSIELGLPFIRL, from the exons ATGTGCACAATCGCCTGCTTAAGGAAAGTGGGTGAGGGTAGCGGTGGCAGTGTTAAAGGTCGTTTGAAGTCTCATTACGAGTTTTGGGAGTCTGTGTTAGATGCCTCGCAATTTGCGACCAGCATGATCAGGGAGGGTTATAGGCTACCTTTTAGTGAGTATCCAACTCCTTGCTTTCTCAAGAATAATAGATCTGCTTTTAAGCACCCCGAGTTTGTTGTCAAAGCTATTGAAGAGCTTCTTTGCAATAATTGTATTATTGAGCACGAATTTCCTCCATATTGTGTCAATCCTCTAACCGTGGCGGAGGGCAAGAAGCTCCGTCTCGTTATCGACCTACGCCATGTAAACGCATTTGTTTCTAAAGTAAAATTTAAGTACGAAGATCTTAGATCTCTATCCCAAGTTCTGGAAGAGAATCGTTGGTTTTTTACCTGGGATCTTAAGTCAGGTTATCATCATGTCGACATCTTTGCAGATCACCAAAAGTATTTAGGATTTTCGTGGATAATTAACGGTAAACCCAGATATTTCTGCTTTTCAGTTCTACCATTCGGTCTAAGCTCGGcttgtcattgttttactaagcTTATGAGACCCTTAGTCAAGCGCTGGCGCTCTATGGGCCACCTGTCCTTTGCTTACTTAGACGACGGTTTTACTAGTCAGCCGGACTTCATCTCCGCCATGGCTGCAAGTACCATCCAAAGAAAGGAGCTCAGGTTGTCTGGCCTCGTGACTAACGAAGAAAAATCTAATTGGGAGCCTAGGCAAGTCGGAGAGTGGCTCGGCCTTGTAATCGATACCATCGCTATGCAATATAGAGTACCAGATAAGAAGTTAGCCAAGCTGAAATCCCTTCTCGATGGCGCTGTCAGTGACAAATACATAACCATCCGGCAACTGGCAAGGATTGCAGGTTCAGTCATCTCCATCAGTTTAGCCGTGGGACCCATTTCTCGACTATGCACGAGACAGATGTACTATGCCATCGAATCAAGGATCGGAGGCTGGGACCAACGCCTAACGCTGTCACCGGCACTCTTAGAGGAGCTGAGGTTTTGGTTGTTCAATATTGACAGCTTCAACGGTTTCGCTATCAGACCTCCATGCTCAACCTCGCCCACAGTCATTTACACCGATGCCAGCGACTTCGCATTCAACAACAAATACGCATCACCTGGTAGCTGTGGCGTTGATGCGCTTACCCTAGATTGGTCCGGTCACAATAACTGGTTATGCCCTCCAGCAAACTTAATAATGAAGTGCGTCCGCCATCTCGAATCCTGTCGTGGCACTGGGACACTGATCATTCCTGAATGGCCATCAGCTTTTTTCTGGCCGTTTCTGCACGCCGATTCCAGTTCCTTCAAGCCCTTCGTGAAAGAGGTTGTGCCGCTACCAAGGATAAAAGATCTCTTGTTGGAAGGCCCAGGGCAAGCGATCCTGTACAAGAGGAGGCAGTCTGTTTAT TACTTTACAGATATATTCAGTAAAGGGATCTGGTCCGACGCCAGGGAGTTGGAGGATCCTGAAATGGTTGTTCTAGTCAAAGAGCTGAAAAATCTTCGGAAGTCCTCAAAGGCAAGTTCAACGCTTTCCAAGTATGCTTCAAGCTGGAAAGCGTGGTGCACGTGGTCATCATCCACTCTGCACATCCCTGAGATACCTGCCAAGCCCCTACATGCTGCTCTGTTTCTGACGGAGATGTTTCTTTCATGCGTTGAAAAGGGCACCGGATCTTCAGCTCTTGAGTCAGCCGTCTATGCTATTAGATGGGCGCATCGCGCAGCCGGCTTGAATTCACTGACGGACCACCCAGTCGTGCAATCCACTCTGGAGGGCGCGAAAAGAAAGCTTGGACGGCCGGTGAATCCCAAGGAGCCAATCTCCTTGGAACTTGTAGAGACACTTTGCATGAATTACGCGTCCAGCTCATCCCTTAGACATCTTCGATTTCTGGTCATCCTACTCCTCGGCTACGCAGGGTTTTTATGTGTCGACGAGCTGCATTCGTTAAAAGTTGAGGATATATCTATTGTCGACGACCATATGGCAATTTCCGTCAGGAAGCGAAAAAACGACTAGTAAAGAGAAGGCCACACAGTTTACATCGCCAAGTCGGGGAAGGTCACTTTTCCTGTCACAACGACTGGAAAGCTCCTTGTTCATTTATCTGGTTCCAGCGCGGAGACGCCTTTAATTAGGAGAATCGTCAAATCAAAAAAAACGGAGCGCTTTCATTCCACGAAAGGAatttctactactactattcGTGAGGAGTTCAAGACCCACGTATCGCCATTTGCCGTTAACATACAGCATGAACAGCCTGAAATCTGGTGCAGCATCGAACTTGGGTTGCCGTTCATTAGACTCTGA